In the Clostridium beijerinckii genome, one interval contains:
- a CDS encoding DUF1189 domain-containing protein has translation MKKIMGFKDKFAYSFFNFEAYSEFLAQGLRKSILYVFLVTLLFSVITNVKEINMIASEISVVQNDLSNNAPNFEFKNGVLSVDSDETIYNKHEGDFLFYLISSFIGNINTVNSLDSDAISIQDNLENDSSTFSIDDSMLSVSTDQSNYYTFIIDTKGKIDKNILNSYKDAVFLDSNNIYLRKDYRTVGTINFSDFSSININNENSGYYLSIIKILTPIVFFVVNPINSFITNLILGFLIFGPFAVSIGSFMGVKLKYSRACTLSFYAMTLPLLLEALIHVAGIIMPEFFLIFSIITLIYCSLAIREIKNSDKSELNFMK, from the coding sequence TTGAAAAAAATAATGGGATTTAAAGATAAATTCGCTTATAGTTTCTTTAATTTTGAAGCATACAGCGAATTCTTAGCACAAGGGCTTAGAAAGTCAATATTATATGTTTTTCTTGTTACATTACTATTTTCAGTAATAACTAATGTTAAGGAAATAAATATGATTGCTAGCGAAATATCGGTAGTACAAAATGATCTTTCAAATAATGCACCAAATTTTGAATTTAAGAATGGCGTATTATCTGTTGATTCAGATGAAACTATTTACAATAAACATGAAGGTGATTTTCTATTTTATTTAATATCAAGTTTTATTGGAAACATAAATACAGTAAATTCACTTGACTCTGATGCCATAAGCATTCAGGACAACCTTGAAAATGATTCCTCAACTTTTAGTATCGATGACTCAATGCTAAGCGTAAGTACTGATCAATCAAATTATTATACTTTTATTATTGATACTAAAGGTAAAATTGACAAAAATATTCTAAATTCTTACAAAGATGCTGTGTTTCTTGATTCTAATAACATATATCTTAGAAAAGATTATAGAACAGTTGGAACTATCAACTTTTCTGATTTTTCAAGTATAAATATTAATAACGAAAATTCAGGATACTATCTTTCCATAATTAAAATACTTACACCGATAGTTTTTTTTGTTGTTAATCCTATTAATTCCTTTATTACTAATTTGATTTTAGGATTCTTAATATTTGGTCCATTTGCTGTTTCTATAGGTTCATTTATGGGAGTAAAACTAAAATACTCTAGAGCTTGTACTTTAAGTTTCTATGCGATGACTTTACCTCTTTTACTTGAAGCCTTAATACATGTTGCTGGAATAATAATGCCAGAATTTTTCCTTATATTCTCCATTATTACATTAATCTATTGTAGCTTGGCTATAAGAGAAATTAAAAATAGTGATAAATCTGAATTGAATTTTATGAAGTAA